The proteins below are encoded in one region of Desulfobacterales bacterium:
- a CDS encoding cyclic nucleotide-binding domain-containing protein, with product MACLDWLPHVEAFQALTKTELAVIDGFCREKEFSHGDRIFKEGDDATHLYVVIEGLVDLRFDLPARETSEAQTLSSVQENSIFGWSSMVPPFRYRLSAYCASERCRVMMIERSRFQDYLRQYPETGYRVLAELLKVVGSRFQQLQGSSGESPLALAKVTVHMVTCGIAAGARDVMKALTEEMSRSGRQNVTVETGGCLGKCWSEPNVTVQIHNQGPVVYQKMDAEKMRRVFNEHIISGKVQKDCVLEEGGK from the coding sequence ATGGCCTGTCTTGATTGGCTGCCGCATGTTGAAGCGTTTCAGGCATTAACGAAAACGGAGCTGGCGGTAATCGACGGATTCTGCCGGGAAAAAGAATTCAGCCACGGCGACCGGATATTTAAGGAAGGCGATGATGCCACGCATCTTTATGTGGTGATTGAGGGACTGGTGGATCTTCGGTTTGATTTGCCCGCGCGGGAGACATCAGAAGCCCAGACCCTTTCTTCGGTTCAGGAAAACTCGATTTTTGGGTGGTCCAGTATGGTGCCGCCGTTTAGATACAGGCTTTCGGCTTATTGCGCATCTGAGCGGTGCCGGGTCATGATGATCGAGCGCAGCCGCTTTCAGGATTATCTGCGGCAATATCCGGAAACCGGATACCGGGTGCTGGCCGAGCTTTTAAAGGTCGTTGGCAGCCGTTTTCAGCAGCTTCAGGGTTCATCCGGGGAGTCGCCGCTGGCGCTTGCCAAAGTGACTGTGCACATGGTCACCTGCGGTATTGCCGCCGGCGCCCGTGACGTCATGAAGGCGCTGACCGAAGAAATGTCGCGCTCCGGACGGCAGAATGTGACCGTGGAAACCGGCGGCTGTCTTGGCAAATGCTGGAGCGAGCCGAATGTGACGGTGCAGATCCATAATCAGGGCCCGGTGGTCTACCAGAAAATGGATGCGGAAAAGATGCGCCGGGTATTTAACGAGCATATTATCAGCGGAAAAGTTCAAAAAGACTGCGTGCTGGAAGAGGGGGGTAAATGA
- a CDS encoding cyclic nucleotide-binding domain-containing protein encodes MISLDFLEKVTCFSCLNDDQLKMVQERAEMAEFSRGEKIFAHGSDATHVWIVVEGDVELRSEAPKGAQPKVEPAVSFMAEANAFGWTCFVPPYKYQLSGYCSSRQCKLIKFDREGLTELFEKDPVIGLEVMFYLMGAVGQQFGQLQDEIAKHRGHEIMSNW; translated from the coding sequence ATGATTAGCCTGGATTTTCTGGAAAAGGTGACTTGTTTTAGCTGTTTAAATGATGATCAGCTGAAAATGGTTCAGGAGCGCGCCGAGATGGCGGAGTTTTCCCGGGGGGAGAAAATATTTGCCCACGGCAGTGACGCCACCCATGTATGGATCGTGGTGGAGGGCGATGTGGAGCTCCGTTCCGAGGCCCCAAAGGGGGCGCAGCCAAAGGTTGAGCCGGCGGTTTCATTTATGGCCGAGGCCAATGCATTCGGCTGGACCTGCTTTGTGCCGCCCTATAAGTATCAGCTCTCCGGTTATTGCTCATCCCGGCAGTGCAAACTGATCAAGTTCGACCGGGAGGGTTTGACCGAACTTTTTGAAAAAGACCCGGTGATCGGCCTGGAGGTTATGTTCTATCTCATGGGCGCAGTGGGCCAGCAGTTCGGGCAGCTGCAGGATGAGATCGCCAAGCACAGGGGGCATGAAATCATGAGCAACTGGTAG